From the genome of Leptolyngbya iicbica LK, one region includes:
- a CDS encoding AAA family ATPase produces the protein MSGLMGFDEAFRAADLAVRSVRSEGLRDIERLVLEGSWHRDTYQTIASKAGYTEGYLSRDVGPALWEVLSQALGVQVKKTNFRTAIERWSEATQQPAVATVSPPSTAATAATVVDVPVDPLPFDVTDFRGREAELATLTQWIVEERGRLLCLSGLPGVGKSWFAVKLAAQVRGHFRRFIYEDLRDRPSPSALVHRLLSRLAVSSAESAPLADLLDLLVQTLAGQPSLIVLDRTETLCCPQNLAGMYASEFGAYQEVLSALASRAHHSCLLWVGREVSRVISAIAGSSCRRYVLTGLSADDIASLAIWPEDIEASSVAWQQLSQDYGGIPALILRELGRRLSSFGGRLDRCLAACQKEPSLVYTYTEAWLAPLSALEWQVATWLALSRRPLSWQQLGEYLGTPPSLAALESLCDRGICRSHVQQDLVWELALPALLQPYLCDRWLTELLEANASDQLQWLSQYALLQTDAPEVVRQWQRQTLLTAVAEHLDTQYPTAIAKQDFLAQALQTCQLSAPSTTPDYRPGNLMNLAHHWQVPLPEVSLHGLQLRGADLQSDLFQGLSIAGADLTQTLLAKPMSRYPVIAINPHREEVAVGDQDGRLLLWDLPTGRLRRAMLAVPEAIDAIAFSPDGQLLAEARQDGTVRFWDLSSDLGPEQFASELAYPLTTLAFSPDQESLVGGDAEGNLHVWRIASGQERHCLPAHAGTITAIAFSPNGHRLLSCGQDCAAVEWDIETGTCLKRFQGRLTNVLGTVAYRPSLATELVQAVVVGRDDGQLIVWDMASARPQFIMNEPCEAFMALAMSADGRFLAASDVDNTISVWDVEARSRLCQITEPCAPVESLVFNPNRAELMTGCDYTVQRWEMPSGQCLGVWRSNRHPARQLALSIAPLQVLSSHDDHTLRCWQFSRKRQRWLPHSRLQLPTLGSTPDSVQTIATSLPPHYWAVGMVSGHIHLWDRTTQAWVVWTMRLPKAVTALALSPDGTHLAAGDAMGTVALWDLSKRIFRWQKNQVHLDQVMALTFSPDSQYLYSGSRDRTIQAWDFKGNAQFTASGHRRRVHALQVSADGDYLYSGSQDGTICQWQTTTGQLSHRWEPPDADYIHSIVLDEHHHPIAIVSDTQTLSLWDIERQTYVATCPPDDEPWWHVSTSPDGRSLICARQNGDISLWSVPLGQPQGQLRIDRPYEGMQIGGCLGLSESERQMLYSLGASDY, from the coding sequence ATGTCTGGGTTAATGGGGTTTGACGAGGCGTTTAGAGCAGCAGATTTAGCCGTTCGCTCCGTACGGTCAGAAGGGCTTCGGGATATTGAGCGTCTGGTGTTAGAAGGCTCATGGCACCGAGATACGTACCAAACCATTGCCTCTAAGGCAGGCTACACCGAAGGGTATCTGAGTCGCGATGTCGGCCCGGCTTTGTGGGAGGTGTTGTCCCAGGCGCTGGGGGTGCAAGTTAAAAAAACTAATTTTAGAACGGCGATCGAGCGCTGGTCAGAGGCCACCCAACAACCCGCTGTTGCCACCGTGTCCCCACCCTCAACAGCGGCGACTGCAGCAACCGTCGTAGATGTCCCGGTCGATCCACTTCCCTTTGACGTGACAGATTTTCGGGGGCGTGAGGCCGAACTGGCGACGCTGACCCAGTGGATTGTCGAAGAGCGGGGTCGTCTACTCTGTCTGTCGGGCTTGCCAGGTGTGGGCAAGAGTTGGTTTGCCGTCAAACTCGCCGCACAGGTCAGGGGGCACTTTCGTCGCTTTATTTATGAAGACTTGCGCGATCGCCCGTCACCATCCGCCCTAGTCCACCGCCTTTTGTCGCGGTTGGCAGTATCATCTGCTGAGTCAGCCCCACTGGCAGATTTGCTGGACTTGCTGGTGCAAACCTTGGCTGGGCAGCCGAGTTTGATTGTGTTAGACCGCACCGAGACCTTGTGCTGTCCACAAAACCTCGCTGGCATGTATGCGTCCGAATTTGGCGCGTACCAAGAGGTGTTGAGCGCGCTGGCCAGTCGCGCGCATCACAGCTGTTTGCTATGGGTCGGACGTGAGGTATCGCGGGTGATTAGCGCGATCGCGGGTTCTAGTTGCCGCCGTTACGTATTGACCGGCTTGTCTGCAGATGACATTGCTAGCCTCGCGATCTGGCCAGAAGATATCGAGGCATCGTCAGTCGCGTGGCAACAGCTAAGCCAGGACTATGGCGGCATACCCGCGCTGATTTTGCGGGAACTGGGGCGGCGGTTATCATCCTTTGGCGGGCGGTTAGATCGTTGCTTGGCAGCTTGTCAAAAGGAACCCAGCTTGGTCTATACCTACACCGAGGCTTGGCTCGCCCCGCTGTCGGCTTTAGAGTGGCAAGTGGCGACATGGCTCGCCCTCAGTCGACGCCCCCTCTCTTGGCAGCAATTGGGCGAGTATCTGGGCACGCCCCCGTCGCTGGCCGCCCTGGAATCCCTGTGCGATCGCGGCATTTGTCGCAGCCACGTACAGCAAGACCTGGTTTGGGAACTTGCATTACCAGCCCTGTTACAACCATATTTGTGCGATCGCTGGCTGACTGAGCTACTGGAGGCTAACGCCTCAGACCAACTCCAGTGGCTGAGCCAGTATGCCCTCTTGCAAACCGATGCCCCCGAAGTAGTGCGGCAGTGGCAACGCCAAACGCTATTAACGGCGGTGGCGGAGCACCTCGATACACAATATCCAACCGCGATCGCTAAGCAAGACTTTCTAGCACAGGCATTACAAACCTGCCAATTATCCGCCCCTTCGACTACGCCAGACTATCGGCCCGGCAATCTGATGAATCTCGCCCACCATTGGCAGGTACCGTTGCCTGAGGTCAGCCTGCATGGTTTGCAGCTCCGGGGCGCAGATTTGCAATCCGACTTATTTCAAGGGCTATCCATTGCCGGAGCGGATTTAACCCAGACGCTATTAGCCAAGCCAATGAGCCGCTATCCAGTGATTGCCATAAATCCCCATCGTGAGGAGGTCGCTGTTGGCGACCAAGATGGACGACTGCTGTTGTGGGATCTGCCCACTGGGCGCTTGCGGCGAGCCATGCTGGCGGTACCAGAGGCAATTGATGCGATCGCCTTTAGCCCCGATGGACAATTATTGGCCGAAGCTCGACAAGATGGGACCGTCCGGTTTTGGGACTTAAGCTCCGACTTAGGGCCAGAGCAGTTTGCCTCCGAGTTGGCCTATCCGCTAACGACCTTAGCCTTTAGCCCCGATCAAGAGTCGCTGGTAGGGGGTGATGCCGAGGGCAATCTCCATGTTTGGCGCATTGCCTCCGGCCAAGAGCGTCATTGTCTACCTGCTCATGCCGGTACCATCACCGCGATCGCCTTCAGTCCCAATGGTCACCGTCTCCTCAGTTGCGGCCAAGATTGTGCAGCTGTGGAATGGGATATCGAGACTGGCACCTGCCTCAAGCGATTTCAAGGTCGACTCACCAATGTCTTGGGCACGGTCGCCTATCGCCCATCACTCGCGACCGAGTTAGTACAAGCAGTGGTGGTCGGCCGCGATGACGGCCAACTCATCGTGTGGGATATGGCATCGGCCCGCCCACAGTTCATCATGAACGAGCCGTGTGAGGCATTTATGGCGTTAGCAATGAGTGCCGATGGGCGTTTTCTCGCGGCCAGCGACGTCGATAACACCATTTCAGTTTGGGATGTGGAAGCGCGATCGCGACTATGCCAAATCACAGAACCCTGCGCCCCCGTAGAGTCTTTAGTCTTTAACCCCAACCGTGCCGAACTCATGACCGGCTGTGACTATACCGTCCAGCGTTGGGAAATGCCCTCGGGTCAATGCTTAGGCGTCTGGCGCAGCAACCGTCATCCAGCCCGCCAACTAGCACTCTCGATCGCGCCACTACAGGTACTCAGCAGCCACGATGACCACACCCTAAGGTGCTGGCAGTTTTCGCGCAAGCGGCAGCGCTGGCTCCCCCATAGCCGCCTGCAGTTGCCGACGCTCGGTTCCACCCCAGATTCAGTGCAGACGATCGCCACCAGTTTGCCCCCCCACTACTGGGCGGTGGGCATGGTGAGCGGTCACATTCATCTGTGGGATCGGACGACCCAAGCCTGGGTCGTGTGGACGATGCGTTTGCCCAAAGCCGTCACAGCACTAGCGCTGAGTCCTGATGGCACCCACTTGGCCGCAGGCGACGCCATGGGCACCGTCGCCCTCTGGGACTTATCTAAACGGATTTTTCGTTGGCAAAAGAACCAGGTTCACCTGGATCAGGTGATGGCCCTCACCTTTTCTCCCGACAGTCAATATCTATACAGTGGTAGTCGCGATCGCACAATTCAAGCCTGGGACTTTAAAGGCAACGCTCAATTCACCGCGTCTGGCCATCGGCGGCGTGTCCACGCCCTGCAAGTGTCTGCGGATGGCGACTACCTATACAGTGGCAGCCAAGACGGCACAATCTGTCAGTGGCAAACAACAACGGGCCAATTAAGCCACCGTTGGGAGCCGCCAGATGCCGATTACATTCACAGCATCGTCCTCGATGAGCATCATCACCCTATTGCCATCGTTAGCGATACTCAAACCCTATCGCTATGGGATATTGAACGTCAGACCTATGTGGCGACCTGCCCTCCGGACGACGAGCCATGGTGGCACGTTAGCACCAGCCCTGATGGCCGGTCACTCATCTGTGCTCGCCAAAACGGTGACATCAGCTTGTGGTCAGTGCCCCTGGGCCAACCCCAAGGACAATTGCGCATCGATCGCCCCTACGAGGGGATGCAAATTGGCGGTTGTCTGGGCCTCAGCGAATCGGAGCGCCAAATGCTTTATTCCCTCGGCGCAAGCGACTACTAG
- a CDS encoding ABC transporter permease, with protein MARSNALRYYIITRLMLAPLMIWTITTVVFLLLRATPGDPVDALLGPRAPDAAKDALRSQLGLDAPLIVQYLNYLGRLLSFDLGTSIASQGQTVWEIIGDHFPATVELTFCGMVVAAGVGLTVGAIAASRPNSPLDAGGRLFGIVTYAVPMYWFGMLLQLLFAVQLRWFPIGTRFPLSATPPAGPTGLYLIDSLLTGRADLFFTTLHYLALPSLTLGILISGVFERIVRVNLKQTLRADYVEAARARGIPEVRIIVSHALKNALIPVVTVLGLTFASLLGGAVLTEVTFSWPGLANRLYEAISQRDYPVVQGLMVFFAMIVALVSIAIDILNAYVDPRIRY; from the coding sequence ATGGCTCGTTCAAATGCTTTGCGGTACTACATCATCACGCGGCTGATGTTAGCGCCGTTGATGATTTGGACGATCACGACGGTGGTGTTTTTATTGCTGCGGGCGACGCCGGGCGACCCAGTCGATGCGTTATTGGGGCCGCGAGCGCCTGATGCGGCCAAAGATGCGCTGCGATCGCAACTGGGCTTAGATGCGCCGCTGATTGTGCAGTATTTGAATTATCTCGGGCGGTTGCTGTCCTTCGATTTGGGCACGTCGATCGCCAGTCAAGGACAAACCGTTTGGGAAATCATCGGCGACCATTTTCCCGCCACGGTAGAACTCACATTTTGCGGCATGGTGGTGGCGGCTGGCGTTGGGCTGACAGTCGGGGCGATCGCGGCCTCTCGGCCCAATTCGCCGTTAGATGCAGGGGGACGCCTGTTTGGCATTGTGACCTATGCGGTGCCAATGTATTGGTTTGGCATGTTGCTGCAACTATTGTTTGCCGTGCAGCTCCGCTGGTTTCCCATTGGGACGCGCTTTCCCCTCTCGGCAACGCCCCCGGCTGGCCCCACTGGCTTGTATTTAATCGATAGTTTATTGACTGGACGCGCTGATTTGTTTTTCACCACCCTGCATTATCTGGCCCTGCCCAGTCTGACGTTGGGAATTTTGATCAGCGGCGTATTCGAACGGATCGTGCGGGTTAATCTCAAGCAGACGCTCCGCGCTGATTATGTGGAAGCCGCCCGAGCTCGGGGCATCCCCGAAGTCCGAATCATTGTCTCCCATGCGCTGAAAAATGCTCTGATTCCTGTGGTGACGGTGTTGGGCCTGACCTTTGCTTCGTTGTTGGGGGGCGCGGTGCTGACGGAGGTGACCTTTTCGTGGCCCGGTCTGGCCAATCGTCTGTATGAAGCCATTTCTCAACGAGATTATCCGGTCGTTCAGGGGCTGATGGTCTTTTTTGCCATGATTGTGGCGTTGGTCAGCATTGCGATCGACATCTTAAATGCCTATGTCGACCCTCGTATCCGCTATTAA
- the rpaB gene encoding response regulator transcription factor RpaB → MESTKEKILVVDDEASIRRILETRLSMIGYDVVTAADGEEAIETFHASCPDLVVLDVMMPKLDGYGVCQELRKESDIPIIMLTALGDVADRITGLELGADDYVVKPFSPKELEARIRSVLRRVDKSQATGIPSSGVISINAIRIDTNKRQVYKGDERIRLTGMEFSLLELLVSRSGEPFSRAEILQEVWGYTPERHVDTRVVDVHISRLRAKLEEDPSNPELILTARGTGYLFQRIVEPGEEL, encoded by the coding sequence TTGGAAAGTACGAAAGAAAAAATTTTGGTGGTGGACGACGAAGCGAGTATTCGCCGCATTTTAGAAACCCGCCTCTCCATGATTGGATATGACGTCGTGACTGCTGCTGATGGCGAAGAGGCGATTGAAACGTTTCATGCATCCTGCCCCGATCTCGTCGTGTTGGATGTCATGATGCCCAAGCTCGATGGCTACGGTGTCTGTCAGGAACTTCGCAAAGAATCAGATATCCCCATCATCATGCTGACGGCTCTGGGCGACGTGGCCGATCGCATCACTGGCTTAGAGCTTGGGGCCGATGATTATGTGGTGAAGCCCTTTTCCCCGAAAGAACTCGAAGCGCGGATCCGCTCAGTTTTGCGGCGTGTCGATAAAAGCCAAGCCACCGGCATTCCGAGTTCCGGCGTGATCTCGATTAATGCCATTCGCATTGATACGAATAAACGCCAAGTCTATAAAGGGGACGAGCGGATTCGGTTGACCGGGATGGAATTTAGTCTGTTAGAGCTGCTGGTCAGCCGTTCGGGGGAGCCGTTCTCTCGGGCTGAAATTTTGCAAGAGGTCTGGGGTTACACGCCAGAGCGGCACGTCGATACCCGTGTAGTCGATGTCCACATTTCGCGATTGCGCGCAAAGTTAGAGGAGGATCCGAGTAACCCTGAACTCATCTTGACGGCTCGGGGCACTGGCTACCTATTCCAACGAATTGTGGAACCCGGCGAAGAATTGTAG
- the ppk2 gene encoding polyphosphate kinase 2, with translation MTKNGPKADANGTAEALTETLAKAEPSAEEKSKKTKKKKQSVKKASKSKKAPKDKSQVKAHKPDQASADRRVFHYSQESEGSSKLPKKLYEKELARLQVELVKMQYWVKHAGARIVIIFEGRDAAGKGGTIKRITDPLNPRGCRVVALGTPSDREKTEWYFQRYVAHLPSAGEIVCFDRSWYNRAGVEHVMGFCTERQYREFMQTCPQFEQMLVRSGIILLKYWFSVSDDEQERRFQSRLTDPARRWKLSPMDLQSRDRWVEYSKAKDEMFAHTNIPEAPWFTVDADDKKRARLNCISHILSKIPYIDMTPEPFDLPPRQPAPDDYVRPPINEQFFVPRVY, from the coding sequence ATGACTAAGAACGGCCCCAAGGCGGATGCGAATGGCACTGCCGAAGCTTTGACTGAGACGCTAGCGAAGGCTGAGCCCTCTGCCGAAGAGAAATCTAAAAAGACGAAAAAGAAAAAGCAGTCGGTTAAGAAAGCCTCTAAGAGCAAGAAAGCGCCCAAAGATAAATCTCAGGTGAAAGCTCATAAGCCTGATCAGGCATCGGCGGATCGTCGAGTCTTCCATTACTCTCAAGAGTCGGAGGGAAGTTCTAAGCTGCCGAAGAAGTTGTATGAAAAAGAGCTGGCGCGGTTGCAGGTCGAGCTGGTCAAAATGCAGTATTGGGTGAAGCATGCCGGAGCCCGGATTGTCATTATTTTTGAAGGTCGCGACGCGGCGGGTAAAGGCGGCACCATTAAACGCATCACCGACCCCCTGAATCCTCGCGGGTGCCGGGTGGTGGCATTGGGGACGCCCAGCGATCGCGAAAAAACGGAATGGTATTTTCAGCGCTATGTGGCCCATTTGCCTTCAGCGGGGGAGATTGTGTGCTTTGACCGGAGTTGGTATAACCGGGCAGGTGTGGAACATGTGATGGGCTTTTGCACCGAGCGGCAATATCGTGAGTTTATGCAGACGTGCCCCCAATTTGAGCAAATGCTGGTGCGGTCAGGCATTATTTTGCTGAAATATTGGTTTTCGGTCAGTGATGATGAGCAAGAGCGGCGCTTTCAGTCGCGGCTGACGGATCCGGCCCGGCGGTGGAAGCTGAGCCCGATGGATTTACAATCGCGCGATCGCTGGGTCGAATACTCCAAGGCGAAGGACGAGATGTTTGCCCACACCAATATTCCTGAGGCACCCTGGTTTACGGTGGATGCCGACGACAAAAAACGGGCGCGCTTGAACTGTATTAGTCACATTTTGTCTAAGATTCCCTACATCGATATGACGCCGGAACCGTTTGACTTGCCCCCGCGCCAGCCCGCTCCTGACGATTACGTGCGACCACCCATTAATGAGCAATTTTTTGTCCCGCGCGTCTACTAA
- a CDS encoding late competence development ComFB family protein translates to MNEVKRPPVQRSYINVMEKIVVDEVNRQLHHVPGRVRRYLKIEEIVTYALNRLPTLYASSEKGLEHQQQQATRNLGRQVESAVRQAIAAVQVDPLRLSQPLYLGHPPESEAVLQALRALFNLPELDWQQALVKLSDLKNDAHTAMPQTYPESWQPGQYTSQVAWTHRRRRPRHLENEPLQPAAEQAAHEPRGGWDDPRYRL, encoded by the coding sequence ATGAATGAAGTTAAGCGTCCTCCCGTCCAACGGTCTTACATCAACGTGATGGAAAAGATTGTCGTGGATGAAGTGAATCGGCAATTGCATCACGTACCCGGTCGAGTGCGCCGCTACCTCAAAATCGAAGAGATTGTCACCTACGCCCTTAACCGTTTGCCCACGTTGTATGCCTCGAGTGAAAAGGGGTTGGAACATCAACAACAACAGGCAACTCGTAACCTGGGTCGGCAAGTCGAAAGTGCTGTCAGACAAGCGATCGCGGCTGTCCAGGTTGATCCTTTGCGCCTTTCTCAACCCTTATATTTGGGTCATCCGCCAGAGTCAGAAGCCGTTCTACAAGCCCTGCGAGCTCTATTCAACTTGCCAGAGCTCGATTGGCAACAAGCCTTGGTCAAGCTCAGTGATCTCAAAAACGACGCACACACAGCCATGCCACAGACCTATCCTGAGTCTTGGCAGCCCGGCCAATATACGAGCCAGGTCGCCTGGACTCACCGGCGACGGCGGCCCAGGCATTTAGAAAACGAGCCGCTGCAGCCAGCCGCTGAACAAGCTGCTCACGAACCTCGCGGGGGCTGGGACGATCCGCGATATCGCCTCTAG
- the plsX gene encoding phosphate acyltransferase PlsX, whose amino-acid sequence MVATRARIAVDAMGGDHAPAEIVAGAIRAKAELDVDILLVGDPDQIRAATPNEENLSDLKIVPAEGTIEMHEEPLSALRRKRKASINVSMDLVKQQEADAVVSAGHSGAAMAAALLRLGRLKGIDRPAIGAVFPTVLADKSVLILDVGANVDCRPKFLEQFAVMGTVYSKHVLGIEHPKVGLLNIGEEASKGNDVAVQVHQLLTDHPAVPFVGNAEGRDVLSGQFDVVVCDGFVGNVLLKFAEAVGESVLQILREELPRGLRGKAGTLILKDNLKRIKQRVDHAEHGGGLLLGVAGIAVISHGSSQAPSVFNAIRLAKEAVDNQVLDRIQAQYHKVAMPAADGE is encoded by the coding sequence ATGGTAGCGACTCGCGCTCGAATCGCCGTAGATGCTATGGGTGGTGACCACGCACCCGCCGAAATTGTGGCTGGTGCCATCCGGGCAAAGGCTGAGCTGGATGTGGATATCCTGCTAGTTGGTGATCCCGACCAAATTAGGGCCGCCACTCCCAATGAAGAGAATCTGAGCGACCTCAAAATTGTGCCAGCTGAGGGCACAATCGAAATGCATGAGGAGCCTCTCAGTGCCCTACGTCGTAAGCGTAAGGCATCCATCAATGTGTCGATGGATTTGGTCAAGCAGCAGGAAGCTGACGCGGTCGTCTCGGCGGGACATTCTGGTGCGGCGATGGCGGCGGCGCTGTTGCGTCTAGGGCGTCTCAAGGGCATTGATCGACCCGCGATCGGGGCGGTATTTCCGACAGTCTTGGCTGATAAGTCCGTGCTGATTTTGGACGTGGGGGCTAATGTCGATTGCCGACCTAAATTTTTAGAGCAGTTCGCGGTCATGGGCACGGTGTACTCCAAACATGTTTTGGGCATTGAACATCCTAAAGTTGGACTCCTGAATATTGGTGAAGAAGCCAGTAAAGGCAATGACGTGGCGGTACAAGTGCATCAACTCTTGACCGATCACCCGGCAGTGCCGTTTGTGGGCAACGCCGAAGGTCGGGATGTGTTATCAGGCCAGTTTGATGTCGTAGTCTGCGATGGATTTGTCGGCAATGTCCTGTTGAAGTTTGCCGAAGCGGTGGGTGAATCGGTGCTCCAAATTCTGCGAGAAGAGTTGCCCAGGGGCTTGCGTGGCAAGGCGGGGACGCTGATTTTGAAAGATAACTTGAAGCGCATTAAGCAGCGCGTTGACCATGCTGAACACGGTGGTGGGTTACTGTTAGGGGTAGCCGGAATTGCGGTGATTAGCCACGGTAGTTCTCAGGCTCCTTCTGTCTTTAATGCGATTCGTTTAGCAAAAGAGGCAGTCGATAACCAGGTATTAGACCGCATTCAGGCTCAATATCATAAGGTGGCGATGCCTGCGGCAGACGGAGAATAG